Part of the Pedobacter roseus genome is shown below.
TCCGCAAAGAATAGTTTACCAAAACCAGGGCAGAAGTGAAATGCTCGCCTGGATTGAAGGCGAGCTTGATGGCAAAAGCCGAAAATCGGAGTTTAGGTATAAGCGGCAATAATCTAATTTTTATATAAATAGGATCTATAACAAAGTTGCTTCTTGTTGGTTTACACTGTTATACGTATATTTGAATAAATCACACGCGTTATGACAACTAAGTTAACATTGACTGTACAGAAATCGACTATTGAAAAAGCAAAATCTTATGCAAAGCAAACTGGGCGTAGCTTATCTGAATTGGTTGAAAAGTATTTAGAAACCATTACGCTTAATGAGGTAACTACTGTTTCGTCAAAGTTAAGAAGTATTGTTGGAGCGGTAAAACTCCCAGATGATTTTGATGATGCTGCTGAACTTCATGATTATTTTGAAAATAAGCATCTATGAAAAGGATTTTTGTTGATACGAATATTATTGTTGATTTAATCGCAGATAGAAGACCTTTCAGCAAATTTGCTATAGAACTTTTCGAAAAAGCGGAACGTAAAGAAGTTCAGTTGTTTACCTCTTCGCATTCAATAGCGACAACGCATTATTTATTAAAAAAATATCTTGAGGAACGGACTTTAAGGGAGGTTATTTATAATGTACTTGAATATATTCAAGTTATTGCAATAGATCAGGATATTATTAAAAAAGGATTAAAATCTAAACATAAAGACTTCGAAGATGCCTTGCAGATACTTTGTGCTTATAAGATAGAAAAGCTGGATTACATTGTTACCAGAAATATTAAAGA
Proteins encoded:
- a CDS encoding type II toxin-antitoxin system VapC family toxin, with translation MKRIFVDTNIIVDLIADRRPFSKFAIELFEKAERKEVQLFTSSHSIATTHYLLKKYLEERTLREVIYNVLEYIQVIAIDQDIIKKGLKSKHKDFEDALQILCAYKIEKLDYIVTRNIKDFKDSEIPAFPPDELLTKI
- a CDS encoding DUF6364 family protein; translation: MTTKLTLTVQKSTIEKAKSYAKQTGRSLSELVEKYLETITLNEVTTVSSKLRSIVGAVKLPDDFDDAAELHDYFENKHL